One part of the Rutidosis leptorrhynchoides isolate AG116_Rl617_1_P2 chromosome 1, CSIRO_AGI_Rlap_v1, whole genome shotgun sequence genome encodes these proteins:
- the LOC139885558 gene encoding uncharacterized protein produces the protein MAYVDHAFSISDEDIMMDSDAIYTVHNRPPVKEIALAVALLVFGITGIISGIFMSANRVGGDTAHGVFFSILGAVLFIPGFYYTRIAYYAYKGYKGFSFSNIPPV, from the exons atGGCATACGTAGATCACGCTTTCTCAATTTCAGATGAAGATATCATGATGGACTCAGATGCTATTTACACCGTACACAATCGACCTCCTGTCAAAGAAATCGCTCTCGCCGTCGCTCTTCTTGTCTTCGGCATCACCGGAATCATCTCCGGCATCTTCATGTCCGCTAATCGCGTCGGCGGTGACACCGCTCACG GTGTGTTTTTTTCAATATTGGGAGCTGTATTGTTTATTCCAGGGTTTTATTACACACGGATTGCTTATTATGCTTATAAAGGTTACAAAGGTTTTTCTTTTTCTAATATACCTCCTGTTTAG